In Primulina eburnea isolate SZY01 chromosome 3, ASM2296580v1, whole genome shotgun sequence, one DNA window encodes the following:
- the LOC140826610 gene encoding shaggy-related protein kinase alpha-like isoform X1, giving the protein MNMMRRLKSIASGRSSVSDPGGDSSVKRVKVEQEIDQIVAREVQAGEKYLRAPEQQMASNSSESVASTSDVHGRPEKSGYDELPKDMQEMKIRDDIKSDNQEDSVKDMEPTVVSGNGTETGQIIVTSVGGRDGQPKQTMSYMAERVVGTGSFGVVYQAKCLEMCESVAIKKVLQDKRYKNRELQIMRILNHPNVVQLKHCFYSTTEKNEVYLNLVLEYVSETVYRASRHYTRVNQHMPVFYVQLYTYQICRALNYIHSVIGVCHRDIKPQNLLVNPLTHQLKLCDFGSAKMLVPGEPNISYICSRYYRAPELIFGATEYTTAIDMWSVGCVMAELLLGQPLFPGESSVDQLVEIIKVLGTPTREEIKCMNPDYREFKFPQIKAHPWHKIFNKRMPTEAVDLVSRLLQYSPTLRFTALEACAHPFFDDLREPNACLPNGRPLPPLFNFTPEELAAVPAELVQRLIPDHAKK; this is encoded by the exons ATGAATATGATGCGTCGGCTCAAGAGCATTGCTTCAGGCCGGTCCTCCGTTTCAGATCCT GGTGGGGATTCGAGCGTCAAACGGGTGAAGGTGGAGCAAGAAATAGATCAAATAGTTGCCCGTGAGGTACAGGCGGGAGAAAAATATTTGAGAGCACCTGAACAGCAGATGGCTTCTAACTCTTCCGAATCTGTCGCCAGCACGTCAGATGTACATGGACGACCCGAGAAGTCTGGCTATGATGAGCTTCCCAAAGACATGCAAGAAATGAAAATTAGAGATGATATTAAATCTGATAACCAAGAGGACAGTGTAAAG GATATGGAGCCCACTGTTGTTAGCGGTAACGGAACTGAGACGGGTCAGATAATTGTGACGTCAGTTGGGGGTCGTGATGGACAACCAAAACAG ACAATGTCTTATATGGCTGAGCGCGTGGTTGGGACTGGTTCATTCGGAGTTGTTTATCAG GCGAAGTGCCTCGAAATGTGCGAATCGGTAGCCATAAAGAAGGTGCTGCAGGATAAAAGATACAAGAACAGAGAACTGCAGATCATGCGCATACTCAATCATCCTAACGTTGTTCAACTGAAGCATTGTTTTTATTCGACCACTGAAAAGAATGAGGTGTACCTTAATCTTGTCCTTGAGTATGTCTCGGAAACCGTTTATCGAGCTTCAAGGCACTATACCAGAGTGAATCAACACATGCCTGTCTTTTATGTGCAGTTATATACATATCAG ATTTGCCGTGCTCTGAATTATATACATAGTGTTATTGGTGTTTGCCACCGCGACATAAAGCCGCAGAATCTTTTG GTAAATCCCCTCACGCATCAGCTGAAGCTTTGTGATTTTGGAAGTGCAAAGATGCTG GTACCGGGTGAACCAAATATATCATACATATGCTCTCGTTATTACAGGGCTCCGGAACTAATCTTTGGAGCCACGGAGTACACAACTGCAATTGACATGTGGTCCGTTGGTTGTGTTATGGCTGAACTACTTCTAGGACAG CCTCTCTTTCCCGGAGAAAGCAGTGTAGATCAACTAGTTGAAATTATTAAG GTTTTGGGGACACCTACGAGAGAAGAAATCAAGTGCATGAATCCAGATTACAGAGAATTCAAGTTTCCTCAGATCAAAGCTCACCCTTGGCATAAG ATATTTAATAAACGAATGCCGACAGAAGCGGTGGATTTAGTGTCAAGGCTGCTCCAATATTCACCTACTCTACGTTTCACTGCT TTGGAGGCATGTGCTCATCCGTTTTTTGACGACTTGAGAGAACCTAACGCATGTTTGCCAAATGGGCGTCCCCTACCTCCTCTGTTCAATTTTACGCCAGAAG AACTTGCTGCTGTGCCCGCAGAACTCGTGCAACGACTCATTCCAGACCATGCGAAGAAGTAA
- the LOC140826610 gene encoding shaggy-related protein kinase alpha-like isoform X2, translating to MNMMRRLKSIASGRSSVSDPGGDSSVKRVKVEQEIDQIVAREVQAGEKYLRAPEQQMASNSSESVASTSDVHGRPEKSGYDELPKDMQEMKIRDDIKSDNQEDSDMEPTVVSGNGTETGQIIVTSVGGRDGQPKQTMSYMAERVVGTGSFGVVYQAKCLEMCESVAIKKVLQDKRYKNRELQIMRILNHPNVVQLKHCFYSTTEKNEVYLNLVLEYVSETVYRASRHYTRVNQHMPVFYVQLYTYQICRALNYIHSVIGVCHRDIKPQNLLVNPLTHQLKLCDFGSAKMLVPGEPNISYICSRYYRAPELIFGATEYTTAIDMWSVGCVMAELLLGQPLFPGESSVDQLVEIIKVLGTPTREEIKCMNPDYREFKFPQIKAHPWHKIFNKRMPTEAVDLVSRLLQYSPTLRFTALEACAHPFFDDLREPNACLPNGRPLPPLFNFTPEELAAVPAELVQRLIPDHAKK from the exons ATGAATATGATGCGTCGGCTCAAGAGCATTGCTTCAGGCCGGTCCTCCGTTTCAGATCCT GGTGGGGATTCGAGCGTCAAACGGGTGAAGGTGGAGCAAGAAATAGATCAAATAGTTGCCCGTGAGGTACAGGCGGGAGAAAAATATTTGAGAGCACCTGAACAGCAGATGGCTTCTAACTCTTCCGAATCTGTCGCCAGCACGTCAGATGTACATGGACGACCCGAGAAGTCTGGCTATGATGAGCTTCCCAAAGACATGCAAGAAATGAAAATTAGAGATGATATTAAATCTGATAACCAAGAGGACAGT GATATGGAGCCCACTGTTGTTAGCGGTAACGGAACTGAGACGGGTCAGATAATTGTGACGTCAGTTGGGGGTCGTGATGGACAACCAAAACAG ACAATGTCTTATATGGCTGAGCGCGTGGTTGGGACTGGTTCATTCGGAGTTGTTTATCAG GCGAAGTGCCTCGAAATGTGCGAATCGGTAGCCATAAAGAAGGTGCTGCAGGATAAAAGATACAAGAACAGAGAACTGCAGATCATGCGCATACTCAATCATCCTAACGTTGTTCAACTGAAGCATTGTTTTTATTCGACCACTGAAAAGAATGAGGTGTACCTTAATCTTGTCCTTGAGTATGTCTCGGAAACCGTTTATCGAGCTTCAAGGCACTATACCAGAGTGAATCAACACATGCCTGTCTTTTATGTGCAGTTATATACATATCAG ATTTGCCGTGCTCTGAATTATATACATAGTGTTATTGGTGTTTGCCACCGCGACATAAAGCCGCAGAATCTTTTG GTAAATCCCCTCACGCATCAGCTGAAGCTTTGTGATTTTGGAAGTGCAAAGATGCTG GTACCGGGTGAACCAAATATATCATACATATGCTCTCGTTATTACAGGGCTCCGGAACTAATCTTTGGAGCCACGGAGTACACAACTGCAATTGACATGTGGTCCGTTGGTTGTGTTATGGCTGAACTACTTCTAGGACAG CCTCTCTTTCCCGGAGAAAGCAGTGTAGATCAACTAGTTGAAATTATTAAG GTTTTGGGGACACCTACGAGAGAAGAAATCAAGTGCATGAATCCAGATTACAGAGAATTCAAGTTTCCTCAGATCAAAGCTCACCCTTGGCATAAG ATATTTAATAAACGAATGCCGACAGAAGCGGTGGATTTAGTGTCAAGGCTGCTCCAATATTCACCTACTCTACGTTTCACTGCT TTGGAGGCATGTGCTCATCCGTTTTTTGACGACTTGAGAGAACCTAACGCATGTTTGCCAAATGGGCGTCCCCTACCTCCTCTGTTCAATTTTACGCCAGAAG AACTTGCTGCTGTGCCCGCAGAACTCGTGCAACGACTCATTCCAGACCATGCGAAGAAGTAA